A genomic region of Lachnoclostridium edouardi contains the following coding sequences:
- the truB gene encoding tRNA pseudouridine(55) synthase TruB, with product MYDGVINVYKEKGFTSHDVVAKLRGILRQKKIGHTGTLDPDAEGVLPVCLGQGTKLCELLTDKEKTYRAVLLLGIETDTQDAGGAVLSSGEVTVGEEKVREAVMSFVGPYHQIPPMYSALKVNGQKLCDLARAGKTVERKARPVEILSIEIHSIQLPRVIMTVRCSKGTYIRTLCHDIGRQLGCGGCMEQLLRTNTGGFNLEESLKLEEIENLRDSGGLEEKIIPVDVVLGQYPAVKMKPEFDKLVHNGNPFSPACTSSEPFCGMVRVYDSREKFIGLYQFREEKKWFQPRKIFAGGQ from the coding sequence ATGTACGACGGAGTAATTAATGTATATAAAGAAAAAGGATTTACCTCCCACGACGTAGTGGCAAAGCTGAGAGGAATTCTGAGACAGAAAAAAATAGGCCATACAGGAACCCTGGACCCAGACGCAGAAGGGGTTCTTCCTGTGTGCCTGGGACAGGGAACAAAGCTGTGTGAGCTTTTAACAGATAAGGAAAAAACATACCGCGCCGTTTTGCTTTTAGGGATTGAAACAGATACCCAGGATGCAGGCGGGGCGGTTCTTTCCTCAGGCGAGGTAACTGTAGGCGAGGAAAAGGTGAGGGAGGCAGTAATGTCATTTGTAGGTCCCTACCACCAGATTCCTCCCATGTATTCAGCCTTAAAAGTGAACGGGCAGAAGCTGTGCGACTTGGCAAGGGCGGGGAAAACTGTGGAGAGGAAGGCCCGGCCTGTGGAAATCCTTTCTATAGAAATTCACAGTATTCAGCTGCCCAGAGTAATTATGACAGTCCGCTGTTCAAAGGGAACTTATATTAGAACCTTATGTCACGATATAGGGAGGCAGCTGGGCTGCGGCGGATGTATGGAGCAGCTGCTGAGAACAAATACAGGAGGTTTTAATCTGGAAGAAAGTCTGAAGCTGGAGGAAATTGAGAATCTGAGAGACTCAGGCGGTTTGGAGGAAAAAATTATTCCTGTGGACGTTGTGCTGGGACAGTATCCTGCTGTAAAAATGAAGCCGGAATTTGATAAGCTGGTGCACAACGGAAATCCGTTTTCCCCTGCCTGTACATCTTCTGAGCCTTTTTGCGGTATGGTCCGGGTGTACGACAGCAGGGAAAAATTTATAGGCCTGTACCAATTCAGAGAGGAAAAAAAGTGGTTCCAGCCCAGGAAAATCTTTGCAGGAGGACAGTAG